A DNA window from bacterium contains the following coding sequences:
- a CDS encoding PIN domain-containing protein produces MIFVDTGAWIALTDSHDHYHKEVNRLYNRLKQQRAHLLTTDYVLNETVTRLRYDSSHHIAIRFLDIIILTSKTGILRVGYIDHDLFQESIAVFRQYERTLLSLTDCASFVVCQRYNIHDAFGFDRHFPMMGMSLIS; encoded by the coding sequence ATGATTTTTGTCGATACAGGAGCGTGGATCGCGCTGACCGATAGTCACGATCACTATCATAAAGAGGTAAATCGACTCTATAACCGGTTGAAGCAACAACGTGCCCATTTACTCACGACAGATTATGTTCTTAACGAAACTGTGACTCGACTGAGGTATGATAGCAGTCATCATATCGCCATTCGATTTCTGGATATTATCATCTTGACGAGTAAAACAGGCATTTTACGCGTGGGGTATATTGATCACGACCTTTTTCAAGAGTCGATCGCTGTATTTCGTCAATATGAAAGAACACTCTTATCATTGACTGATTGTGCCAGTTTTGTTGTGTGTCAACGCTATAACATTCATGACGCATTTGGGTTTGATCGTCATTTTCCAATGATGGGAATGAGTTTAATATCGTAA
- a CDS encoding RtcB family protein, which translates to MKPKKIDQYTFMVEPTGQMKVPLKLFASEKMLPQLMEDNALQQGASVAVLPGIQKQSIMMPDAHQGYGFPIGGVAAFDAKEGCISPGGIGYDINCGVRLLSTPLSKDKVESKIRELLEAIFRNVPVGVGSKSGLRIREAELDELLNTGTKWALKRGYATEEDLAHCEEGGSMQSARADRVSNKAKQRGKNQIGTLGAGNHFIEVQYVDKIYDPGIARVFGIEHQNQIMVMIHSGSRGLGHQVCTDYLRRMEDEFSHLLSTLPDRELIYAPLGTKLAEDYFAAMSAAANFGWVNRQLIAFNVRKAFQEVFGGGLKLRMVYDVAHNIAKLEEHEVDGVRKSVYVHRKGATRAFGPGHPEVPEAYKKVGQPILLPGSMGTASYLLVGTDKAAAETFASTPHGAGRLLSRHAALKKFRGSQVKEDLEKEKIYVKGGSLKGIAEEAPGVYKDIEDVAEVTDGAGIGRLVSRLKPMGVIKG; encoded by the coding sequence ATGAAGCCAAAGAAGATCGATCAATATACCTTTATGGTAGAACCAACCGGCCAGATGAAGGTGCCGCTAAAGCTATTTGCCTCAGAGAAGATGCTTCCCCAGCTAATGGAAGACAACGCCTTGCAGCAGGGGGCCAGTGTGGCTGTGCTGCCAGGCATCCAGAAACAGTCCATTATGATGCCTGATGCCCATCAGGGATACGGCTTCCCTATTGGTGGTGTGGCTGCCTTTGATGCGAAGGAAGGCTGTATTTCACCAGGGGGAATCGGATACGATATTAATTGCGGGGTAAGGCTTTTGTCCACTCCTCTAAGTAAAGACAAGGTTGAGTCTAAAATCAGGGAGTTGCTTGAGGCCATTTTTAGAAATGTTCCCGTGGGGGTAGGTTCGAAATCAGGTCTAAGGATAAGGGAGGCCGAACTGGACGAGCTTTTAAATACCGGAACAAAATGGGCCTTAAAACGCGGTTATGCTACTGAGGAAGACCTGGCTCATTGTGAAGAGGGCGGTTCAATGCAGAGCGCCAGGGCGGACAGGGTTTCCAATAAAGCCAAACAGCGGGGGAAGAACCAGATAGGCACCCTGGGGGCAGGGAATCATTTCATTGAGGTGCAATATGTGGATAAGATATATGATCCCGGCATTGCCCGGGTCTTTGGTATTGAGCACCAAAACCAGATAATGGTGATGATTCATTCTGGTTCCAGGGGATTAGGTCATCAGGTCTGCACTGATTATTTGAGACGAATGGAAGACGAGTTTTCGCATCTCCTTTCGACTCTGCCTGATCGGGAACTGATCTATGCCCCGCTGGGGACAAAACTGGCGGAAGACTATTTCGCCGCTATGAGTGCCGCGGCCAACTTTGGTTGGGTGAACCGCCAGCTTATTGCCTTCAATGTTCGTAAGGCCTTTCAGGAGGTCTTTGGAGGGGGGCTTAAACTAAGGATGGTTTACGATGTGGCCCACAACATCGCCAAACTGGAAGAACACGAAGTTGATGGTGTGCGCAAGTCTGTCTATGTCCATCGCAAGGGGGCTACCAGGGCCTTTGGCCCGGGACATCCGGAGGTGCCCGAAGCTTATAAGAAAGTCGGCCAGCCTATCCTCCTGCCGGGTAGTATGGGCACTGCCTCTTATCTCTTAGTTGGAACCGATAAGGCCGCGGCTGAGACCTTCGCCAGCACCCCGCATGGGGCCGGCCGGCTCCTTTCCAGACACGCGGCCCTGAAAAAATTCAGGGGAAGTCAGGTCAAAGAAGATTTAGAAAAAGAGAAGATTTATGTTAAAGGCGGCTCTCTGAAGGGAATTGCCGAGGAAGCACCGGGGGTGTATAAGGATATCGAAGATGTAGCTGAAGTAACTGATGGGGCCGGCATTGGCCGTCTGGTGTCCAGGCTCAAACCCATGGGCGTGATCAAAGGATGA
- a CDS encoding type II toxin-antitoxin system RelE/ParE family toxin, with protein sequence MAKIKWTPEAENWLREIYNYIAQDNVNAAQRVVKGIYGKAQVLKDFPEIGYKYRSEPEGDIRILLYGHYRITYLIRNKKMIDNLGVFHGAMDIDRYLKVLA encoded by the coding sequence ATGGCAAAAATAAAGTGGACTCCAGAGGCTGAAAACTGGCTAAGAGAAATTTATAACTATATTGCTCAAGACAATGTGAATGCTGCACAGAGAGTGGTAAAAGGAATTTATGGAAAGGCACAGGTTCTTAAAGATTTTCCAGAAATTGGATACAAGTACAGATCAGAACCTGAAGGTGATATAAGAATATTGCTATACGGTCATTACCGTATTACATATCTTATCAGAAATAAGAAAATGATTGATAATTTAGGAGTGTTTCATGGTGCAATGGATATAGATAGATATTTAAAAGTTCTGGCATAA